In Capillimicrobium parvum, a genomic segment contains:
- a CDS encoding AAA family ATPase: protein MVHGRARELARMTDLLDAARRGRSFALLVEGPAGIGKSTVLAEAVARAGAMEVLRAQGYESEADIPYGGLLELVAPLLELRGQLPAAHAAALGGALALEPASPHDRFAVPVAVLGLLGLAAERSPVLVVADDAHWLDEASLEAILFAARRIDAEGVGVLLAARDGEGERLDAPGIERLVLGGIDEAAARGLLADGEPLAPAVAEALVATSGGNPLALRELPSALSEDERTGRVALRTPLPASDEVQAAFAGRLARLPEDTRRALCVVAASSGIGAAPITQALDELGLGPDTLAAAREAGLLDGFALRHPLLTAAAYHDRPSGERRAAHRALAAHTEGARRAHHLAEAAAGPDEAVAGALDAAAQDARARGAHNEAARTSVRAADLSADPVARARRRLEAAGDLAVSGHGGRALELVAEASAAAADPDARADVDLIRAHVLMRAGQPVPALEILEGLAQRASRAGDGATAARLLVEASLAHMFTGDMVSLLDTAGRARGEAAGVSGELELLATLISGEALVALGRAGEGDALITAAEPLLMAADPVSEIAEVIGMAAMCSLWVERFARAERVVDRLIAGGREAGAAGRLGYPLCVRAQIHWRRGRWSAAYADAEESVRLCRETQQLGTLAVALPTLARCEAALGHLDAARALGTEGLALADAAQADATAAHSLATLGFLELTAGRAEEALVWFDRSARIARRQDHGEPALTMHAADRIEALARAGRRDDAQDALELLAEQAQATGGAWATAAVARCRALLGADEDIGRHARAALEWHARVDLPFERARTELVVGERLRRARRRADAREPLERALATFVRLGAEPWAERARTELRATGGRAAEPSEHAPVEELTPHELQVALLVAQGLTNREAGTALFLSPKTIEHHLSAIYRKLGLRSRTQLATLLSEELEPAAA, encoded by the coding sequence ATGGTCCACGGACGCGCGCGGGAGCTCGCACGGATGACCGACCTTCTCGACGCCGCCCGCCGCGGCCGCAGCTTCGCACTGCTCGTCGAGGGGCCGGCGGGAATCGGCAAGAGCACCGTGCTCGCCGAGGCGGTCGCCCGGGCCGGCGCCATGGAGGTCCTGCGGGCGCAGGGCTACGAGTCCGAGGCCGACATCCCGTACGGCGGCCTGCTCGAGCTCGTCGCGCCGCTGCTGGAGCTGCGCGGGCAGCTGCCCGCGGCGCACGCGGCCGCACTCGGCGGGGCGCTCGCGCTCGAACCCGCGTCGCCGCACGACCGCTTCGCCGTCCCCGTCGCGGTGCTCGGGCTGCTCGGCCTGGCCGCGGAGCGGTCCCCGGTGCTCGTGGTCGCCGACGACGCGCACTGGCTGGACGAGGCGTCGCTCGAGGCGATCCTGTTCGCCGCGCGGCGGATCGACGCGGAGGGCGTCGGCGTGCTCCTGGCCGCGCGCGACGGCGAGGGCGAGCGGCTCGACGCGCCGGGGATCGAGCGCCTGGTTCTCGGCGGGATCGACGAGGCCGCCGCGCGCGGGCTGCTGGCCGACGGCGAGCCGCTGGCGCCGGCCGTGGCCGAGGCGCTCGTCGCGACGAGTGGCGGCAACCCCCTCGCCCTGCGCGAGCTGCCCAGCGCCCTCAGCGAGGACGAGCGCACCGGGCGCGTCGCGCTGCGCACGCCGCTGCCCGCGAGCGACGAGGTCCAGGCCGCGTTCGCCGGACGGCTCGCCCGGCTGCCCGAGGACACGCGGCGCGCGCTCTGCGTCGTGGCGGCGTCGTCGGGCATCGGCGCCGCGCCGATCACGCAGGCGCTCGACGAGCTGGGCCTCGGCCCGGATACGCTGGCTGCCGCGCGCGAGGCCGGTCTGCTCGACGGGTTCGCGCTCCGGCATCCGCTGCTGACCGCGGCCGCCTACCACGACCGGCCGAGCGGCGAGCGCCGCGCCGCCCACCGCGCGCTGGCCGCCCACACGGAGGGGGCGCGCCGGGCGCACCACCTGGCCGAGGCGGCGGCGGGGCCCGACGAGGCGGTCGCGGGCGCGCTCGACGCCGCCGCGCAGGACGCCCGCGCCCGCGGCGCCCACAACGAGGCGGCGCGCACCTCGGTCCGCGCCGCGGACCTGTCCGCCGATCCGGTCGCGCGAGCCCGGCGCCGGCTCGAGGCGGCGGGCGACCTGGCGGTCTCGGGCCACGGCGGCCGCGCGCTCGAGCTCGTCGCCGAGGCGAGCGCGGCGGCCGCCGACCCGGACGCGCGCGCCGACGTCGACCTCATCCGCGCCCACGTGCTCATGCGCGCCGGCCAGCCGGTCCCCGCCCTGGAGATCCTGGAGGGGCTCGCGCAGCGCGCGAGCCGGGCGGGCGACGGCGCGACCGCGGCCCGCCTGCTCGTGGAGGCGTCCCTGGCGCACATGTTCACCGGCGACATGGTCAGCCTGCTCGACACGGCCGGGCGCGCCCGCGGCGAGGCGGCGGGCGTCTCCGGCGAGCTGGAGCTGCTCGCGACGCTGATCTCCGGCGAGGCGCTCGTCGCGCTCGGTCGCGCGGGGGAGGGCGACGCGCTGATCACCGCCGCCGAGCCGCTGCTCATGGCCGCGGACCCGGTGTCCGAGATCGCCGAGGTCATCGGCATGGCGGCCATGTGCTCGCTGTGGGTCGAGCGCTTCGCGCGTGCGGAGCGCGTCGTCGACCGCCTGATCGCCGGCGGGCGCGAGGCCGGTGCCGCGGGCCGCCTCGGGTATCCGCTGTGCGTGCGCGCGCAGATCCACTGGCGCCGCGGGCGCTGGAGCGCGGCGTACGCCGACGCCGAGGAGTCCGTCCGGCTGTGCCGCGAGACGCAGCAGCTCGGCACCCTGGCCGTCGCGCTGCCGACCCTGGCGCGCTGCGAGGCGGCGCTCGGGCACCTCGACGCCGCGCGGGCGCTCGGCACGGAGGGCCTCGCGCTGGCCGACGCCGCCCAGGCCGACGCCACGGCGGCGCACTCGCTGGCCACGCTCGGCTTCCTCGAGCTGACGGCGGGGCGCGCGGAGGAGGCGCTCGTCTGGTTCGACCGCTCGGCGCGGATCGCACGTCGCCAGGACCACGGCGAGCCCGCGCTGACGATGCATGCCGCGGACCGGATCGAGGCGCTCGCCCGCGCCGGCCGGCGCGACGACGCGCAGGACGCGCTGGAGCTTCTCGCGGAACAGGCGCAGGCCACCGGCGGCGCCTGGGCGACCGCGGCGGTGGCGCGCTGCCGCGCGCTCCTGGGCGCCGACGAGGACATCGGGCGCCACGCGCGCGCCGCGCTGGAGTGGCACGCGCGCGTCGACCTGCCGTTCGAGCGCGCGCGTACCGAGCTCGTCGTCGGCGAGCGCCTGCGCCGCGCCCGCCGGCGCGCCGACGCGCGCGAGCCGCTCGAGCGCGCGCTGGCGACGTTCGTCCGGCTCGGCGCCGAGCCGTGGGCCGAGCGCGCGCGCACCGAGCTGCGGGCCACCGGGGGCCGCGCGGCCGAGCCGTCCGAGCACGCGCCGGTGGAGGAGCTGACCCCGCACGAGCTGCAGGTGGCGCTGCTCGTCGCCCAGGGGCTGACGAACCGCGAGGCCGGCACGGCGCTGTTCCTCAGCCCGAAGACCATCGAGCACCACCTCAGCGCGATCTACCGCAAGCTCGGCCTGCGCTCCCGGACGCAGCTCGCGACGCTGCTGTCCGAGGAGCTCGAGCCGGCCGCCGCGTGA